DNA sequence from the Marinilongibacter aquaticus genome:
TTGTTCAGGTAGATGGTCGGGAATTCATCAAAAATGAGGCTACTCTTTAGCTTTTCTTTTTTGTTCACCAGCTTGATTAGCCGGTTTACATAGAGGGATAATACCGCTCCATAAATCTGTATTTTTTGCGGATTGTTTCCCATACATACAATCTTTGGATCATCAGGATTATTAATATCCAGATTAAAATCATTGCCTGATAACACATAGTATAATTGTGGGGATGAAAGCCTGGCCATTGCCACTTTTGCTGAGGCAATTTGACCTTCCAATTGTTCCATAACATCGCTCAGGTATGCATTGACAAAAGGATTAATAAGCACTTCAATTTCCTTTTCGGTTCGTAATAATGTAAACAAGCTATCATAATCGACCTGCATCAATTCTATTACATGCGGCAAGGTGCAAAATTCTCCATCCTTGTATTTTTTTAGATACCAAATAATAGCGGTTAGAAAGTTAATTGGGGATTCCACGAAGAAGTCTCCCTGACGTTTGATCCATTCCCTGTTTAATCCCATTAAAATAGTACGGGCACTTTCTGCCGCATCGGTAATATCGGTCATCGCTGAAGGCTCTAAGGGATTGCAACGATGACTGCGAGTAAGATCATCGAAATTAATTACATAAAATGCCGGGGGCTTGGTATATCGATGTTGATTTTTCAGCCAGGTATTATAGGCTATTTTGGAAAGGTCATCAAACTTGAAGTCGTACACAAACATGGTAAATCCTTTTCGAATATGCTGGGTAATGACATGACGTATCACAAAGTAGGATTTACCGGAACCAGGTGTTCCCAATACCATAATCGCCCGGAATGGATTAATGATATTGACCCAACTTTTCCGCTGCTTGTCTTTTAATTGGTATTGTGCAGGAAGATTAATAGAATATTCGTTTTCCAGCAATCGTTCTTCCTGTGGAAAGGTTTCATTTTCCTCATTAAAGATGTCCTTGTTGTTAATTTTATCCCTGATGATTCGGGAAAGTAATGTTCCACCAGTCAACACCAGCAGAAAGCCTATTCCTGTGAGTGCCATGTACAAAATAGCAGTCATTATTATAGGTGTGTTCAACTTCATACAGAGATAGCTGATAAAATAAATAAGCAGTCCGGTAATCAGGTATGCAAAAGCTGTTTTGTAATTAAGTTTTTCGTCCTTTTTCCCTTTAGCTCCTAAAAGGGATATCCCCAAAAAACCAAGCGCAATTAATTTAGATTTATGAAAATTGCTGAATAATCCCGTCTTATAAATATTGCTTAAAATTCGGTCGCTAAATGTGCTTTGCCATCCCCATAGTTCAAAAGCACTGTAGCAGTAATAATAGAAATGGATGATTAATAAGGTAATACTGATGAGCCTGGTCATATCCAGTATCTTTCTCAGCGCCTGTTCATTTTCTCCGGTATGCATTGCCATAGCTTGAATTTTTTACTGGTTACTATTCAGGTTTCTTTTTTTCTTTTTTTTGCGTTTCTTTTTAAGCTGATTGTGCAGGTACTCCGAGGTGTTTTCTGCCTGGGTCAAAACCTCCAATACGTTTTCTTTTCCTATTGGTATAATAGCAGATTGATAATCCTTATCAACTTCTTTAGTTTCTGCCGCAGCGGTAGTCTGTGGCTGTAACCCAATGGTTTGTTTCGGGTCGGGATGCCTTAGCAAATCCTGTCCTGAAACCCCTTGCGGCAAACACCTTTCCTGAATGGCTTTGGCACTATAGGCTTTGCCTAAAGCGCTCCCGTTAAAAACACATTTGGTTTGGTGATCCACATAGGTGATTCCGTATAAAATTCCGTTAGCGTTTTGCCTGAGTACGATATGAATACCTTGTTTTTCTAATGCTTTTATTAGTTCCGGGATGAATTTCTTTTTTGACAGCAATTCCTTATCCACCGCATTTTTAACCCGTCTTTTAAAAGGTGTTCGTTTAGCCACATTTTCTTTGAATTTCTGCTCCAGAAATTTCAGGGTAGGTTTGTTGTAAAAAAGGCTGGCTTTGATTGGGACACCTACCGCATTCCCATCCGCATCCAGCACCCGGTATAGCAATCCGCCAGTCTGATACACCTTTGAATTTTCGGTTCCCCGTTCTGCCTTTACATTGTATTGATTAAGTACTGCATTCAGCTCCGGAAGGCTGGTATATTTATAGGGAGTCAACACATTTTCCAGAATGTTTTGGATAGCCATTTTGGTTTGTGATTTACCATACATTGCCTTGCCGACTGCTATGGGTTTTAAATGATAATTTTTGTCTTTTTTTTGAGCTTCAGCCTGCACCAAACCAAACTCTTTTTCCAATGCTTTTCGGGCGGGTTCGGATTTACGAATACCTAAATGGTGCAGGTCAATTCGTTTGCCGTCGACTTCAATATTGGTAGTTACCAAATGGATGTGCGGATGCCCTGCATCGTGATGTTGATAGACCAGATAAGGTTGTTCACCAAAACCAATTTTATTCAGATAACTATCGGCTATTTCAAGTAATTTTTCCTTTGATAAATAATTTTCTGAAACATCAAAATTGAGAGAAATATGGACGCTGTTCCGTTTTGTTTTTTCGTTTAATTCCATCTGTTTTAAAAAGCGATTGAGCTTCATAGTAAAACTCATTTTATCCGGGTCAACCGGATAATTCCCTGCTCCGATACATTCCGCAACACCCTGCTTTACCTTGTTCTCATTGTAGTTTAAAATGCGGTGAATGGAATATCCTGTTTTGATTACTGCAACCATATTTCCGCCATTTTTTGGATGTGATTTTTAATCTCATCCACCTTATTGAACAGGGTTCGTTTTTCCACTTCGTAAGCAATCAGCCAGCTTTTAAATTCTGTAATTTTTTGAAGCATATGGAGTTTTTTTACGGCCTGATTAAAGTTGTTGCCCACGTGGTTAAGTTCTTTTCTAAGCTTAGCCATTTCTACCATAAAATCATCGGCAGATTGGTTGCGATACATCGTTACAATGGGCTTTTCAAAAAGGCTGTGACGAACATATTCACTTAGCTTTCGGCAGGTACTGTTTTGCCATTTCTTTTCGATTTTCGCATACTCATTGGGTGTTAAACGCAACCCGATAATGCGTGTCCTGTTTGATTTTTTTCCTTCCATCTCCTTCTTCTTTATCCTGTTATCAAACTCAAAAATTCATTCTATACGCACTGCCCACGAGTTCCGAGTGATAGGCAGCAAGATGTCGGTTGTTAAACAATCGTTCATCTTGCCGTTTGCAGGAACGTTGCAAACTCGTCGTTTTGCCAAAGTCTCCCGGCGGCTTATTATGCACTTTCAGGGATTTTGGCGATTTCCTAAATAGTGAAGTTTTCTAAAATGCTTAGCAATACTATTACAGTTTATTCCCTAAGCGTTTCTTCTGCTGCTTTCCAATATGCACAAGCCAGTCATTAAGGTCTTTGTGGTTTTGGTAAAGCTTGCTATGATCGTGATATTTCTTGCTATTAGACAATGCTTCCCTGGCAACTTTTTTCCCGGCGGCATCATTGTCCAGGTATAACTTTATTGACTTGTGCGATTCCAGAAATGGACGTGCTTTTTCGAACAGGGAAAGGGAATTTAAAATGACAAAATCAGAAGTATTATTTACCTCATTTCTACTGATACATTTGAACGAAAGAAAATCCATAAAGCCCTCGAATACGGTCACCTCGTCGGAAGCATTTTTTACAGTAGTAATGTACTTGGGAGAACTGCTTGCTTTGAAATAAGGATTACGTATTTCAAATCCACCGGAATCATTTTTAAAACCAATTCCATAATAGTTTTTCCCATTTACTTCATAATGTACTTCACGGCAATATCGAGTTGCAATTTTAATAGGGATTTTTCGTTGTTCCAAGTAACGTATCAATGCATTCGAACTAAGCTCAACCTCTTTTAAAATTTTAAGTTGATGCTCCGGTGCATTTTCTATTTTTGGAATATTTTTTAAGGGCTTTTGAAAAGAAAAACCACTATCCAACTTTTTTAGAAATTCTCCAACCGAGCAACCATGATATTCAATTCCGAAATCGATAATATTACCTCCCTTACCAAGTCCATGATCATACCATCGGTTCAGCTTTCGATTTACCTTAAAAGAGGGTATCTTTTCTTGCCGTAATGGTGAAACATACCAATAGTCATTGTTCCTGATTTTTGAAGGTTCATAACCTAACAAGGACAGGTACTGAACCATATCCATTTCCTTAGCTTCCACAATGGAAAGTTTTTGTTTCCTGAAATCCATAACAGCACATTTTCATCTTCACTATTCAGTTCACGAACGTAAAGTTAAACAAGTGCTATGGCTTCTACCTATCCTCATTATATTTTGAATGGGATGACAGTAAGTATATTAAAAGATAATCAAGAATGAATTTTGCTCTTTTTAAAACTGTGGTTTTAGGTAGCTCAACCAATTTATACCCCAAGAAAGAATAGGTTTCCTTCATTGTATGATACGTGGCAACTGCTTCTTCAAAAGTCTGTTTTCTCTCGGTTTCATTTACATAAATAGCTTTCCAAGGTGGAGTTATAAAAACCATAGGATGATATTGGTTTTCTTTTGCTGCCTGCCACATTGTTTCAGGAATGGAAATATTGCAAAGTTTTAGGTATCCAATGACATCTGGAATACCACGGTCAAAAAATGTCAATCCACACTTCTCCGATACATTTTGAAAATCTTTGAGGGATCGCCGAAACATAGCCATTGCAAATCCTTTTTTGTCAAGCCACGGTAAACGATTTCCATCTGTTTTAATTTCTTTTTGGATAATACTTCTACCGGTTTCTTCAACCGAATGATATCCCATAACTGAAAGCTGTTTTATCACGGATGTCTTTCCCATTCCGGGCCTCCTGTAATAATAATAGCGTTTGATTTGTTTTCCATAGTTCTAATAATTATCTCCTTCATATTTTGATGAGGATGATTTCTTTTACTCTTAATACTTTTGTTATTAATGTTGAATGATTTAAAACGTGTGATTATGTTGACAACAAATGATGTAGCCAAAGTTTATGATACGATCTTAAGTATCCCTGGCATGAATGACACAGTGAAGATTGATTTGAGGATCTCACGTAAAAATGTGCTATTACTAAACCATGTAATTGAGCGTGGATTGGTCGTGAAAGATGATGAGAAAAATGATGGACTTCTATCTAATGTGCCCGAAGAAAACCTGGTAGAATTGAAAAGTATTGCCGGTCAATATCTCGAAAAAGCCGGACTTATTGAACTCAAAGAAAAGTTGAATGAGTTAGGAAAAGGGAAGTAAAGTATTAAGGCTGGTTATTCGGTTATCCAGCCTTCTTCTTTTCTGATATTTTGAACCTTGTTTGCTATGAGCCAATCTTCAAATAATGAATCGTCAATGGGAGTAAATTTAATAAATTCTCCAGATGATAGCATTAAGGTAAAATCTTTTGCTACGCTAATGTATTTGAGGATTTCAGAAGCCGAATATTGAAATCCCAAAAAATGTTTGGCGGTTACTTTCATATCAATACTATTATAGATTAATGCCGCCTGATAAAAATAGCGCAGGCAGCAACTTATAGCACTGAGGTCTTAGGAAACCCAACAACAATAAGTGCGCCCACGCAGTAGCATGAGCGTTCTTCACTTGTTGTCCTGCTGTTATCGAAAGTTCCTAAGTTTCAGTGCCGGACTCAAAGCAAAACGCTTCAAGAATATCTTTCTGCAAAGATAGCTTTTTGAGTCTAAGTTAAAAGTGAAAAAAATCCAATTTATTATTTTCAGTGAGTCATTCTTCAAGTTAAGCATCGTAAAAGGGTCAGGAACCTTACATCAATTTTACAGGCTTCCAACTTCAAGCTTTGTATTTATATTTAAGTTTTACTAAAAAAATAATTGGACTTTTAAACAAAGTTATTTCTCTCATTTATCTGGACATTTGTAGTCTCAAATATTCAAAATAGAGAAAAATGCAAAAAATAATTTTCATTACCGGAACTAGTTCCGGATTTGGCAAACTTACTGCTATCACGCTTTCAAAAGCAGGGCATATCGTAATAGCAGGTATGCGTGGAACGAAAGAAAAAAATAAAGCTGTCGCTGAAGAACTTTCCAATCTTCCAAATATAGAAACAGTAGAAATTGACGTAACAGATGACATATCCGTTTCTTCTGTTTTTAAACAAGTATTAGATAAATTTGGAAAAATAGATGTATTGGTAAACAATGCAGGAATATCTGGATATGGACTTTTGGAAGCCTACTCGATTGAACAGATTAAGAAAATCTTTGAGGTTAATTTTTATGGCATTATTAGAACTTATCAAGCTGTACTGCCCTCAATGCGACAAGCTAAAAAAGGGCTAATTATAAATCTCACCTCAGGAGCGAGCGGACATGCATTGCCATTCATGGGGGCGTATTTGGCATCCAAATTTTCGGTAGAGGCCATCACCGAAGCCATTCAGGATGAATTAAAACCGTTTAATATAGAAAACGTAACAATTCAACCCGGACCGTATCCGACCGAAATGAATACAGGTGCGAAAATTGGGGTAAATTCAGACAAACCTGAAATTTCACAAACTTATGAACCTTTTGCTTCCGAAATGTTCAACACGATGCTTGGTGGGATGGTTAAAAAAATGGAAGAATTTCAGATGAACCCGCAAATTGTTGCGAACGGAATATTGGAATTGATAAATATGGCAGACGGTAGCCGTCCGCTACGCTTCCCACTGGATGCAATAGCACAAGGAACAGACAAAGAATTTATAAAAGCCCGTGCAGCTATAAAGGCAAAATGGTTAGCCAATTATATGCAATAACCATTATCAACTATTCATTTATTAATTAGTAAAAAATGGAAAATAAAGAAACAGTTTTGGTAACAGGTGGGACAGGTTTTGTAGGCGTACATACCATTTTACAGCTCTTACAAAAAGGCTACAACGTAAGGACAACATTACGTTCGTTGAAACGAAAAGACGAAATAATTACGATGCTAAAAAATGGCGGCATCGCTTCGTTTGAGCACATTGAATTTATTGAAGCGGATTTAACCAAAGATGATAATTGGGACAAAGCCGTAAAAGGTTGTGATTATGTTTTACACGTTGCTTCTCCATTTCCACAAGGCGAGCCGAAAGACGAAAACGAGTTGATAATT
Encoded proteins:
- the mobC gene encoding conjugal transfer protein MobC; this translates as MAMHTGENEQALRKILDMTRLISITLLIIHFYYYCYSAFELWGWQSTFSDRILSNIYKTGLFSNFHKSKLIALGFLGISLLGAKGKKDEKLNYKTAFAYLITGLLIYFISYLCMKLNTPIIMTAILYMALTGIGFLLVLTGGTLLSRIIRDKINNKDIFNEENETFPQEERLLENEYSINLPAQYQLKDKQRKSWVNIINPFRAIMVLGTPGSGKSYFVIRHVITQHIRKGFTMFVYDFKFDDLSKIAYNTWLKNQHRYTKPPAFYVINFDDLTRSHRCNPLEPSAMTDITDAAESARTILMGLNREWIKRQGDFFVESPINFLTAIIWYLKKYKDGEFCTLPHVIELMQVDYDSLFTLLRTEKEIEVLINPFVNAYLSDVMEQLEGQIASAKVAMARLSSPQLYYVLSGNDFNLDINNPDDPKIVCMGNNPQKIQIYGAVLSLYVNRLIKLVNKKEKLKSSLIFDEFPTIYLNNMDSLIATARSNKVSTCLGIQDFSQLRKDYGREQADVIMNITGNIVSGQVTGDTAKQLSERFGKIMQDRESYSINSGDTSISRSKQLETAIPPSKISGLSSGEFVGMVADNPDCKIDLKAFHCEIINDHDSLKREEQNYQDIEVIRKLDSGMVQRNYFQIKQDIQDIIQSEMERLLNDPGLSHLVVRKG
- a CDS encoding SDR family oxidoreductase, which produces MQKIIFITGTSSGFGKLTAITLSKAGHIVIAGMRGTKEKNKAVAEELSNLPNIETVEIDVTDDISVSSVFKQVLDKFGKIDVLVNNAGISGYGLLEAYSIEQIKKIFEVNFYGIIRTYQAVLPSMRQAKKGLIINLTSGASGHALPFMGAYLASKFSVEAITEAIQDELKPFNIENVTIQPGPYPTEMNTGAKIGVNSDKPEISQTYEPFASEMFNTMLGGMVKKMEEFQMNPQIVANGILELINMADGSRPLRFPLDAIAQGTDKEFIKARAAIKAKWLANYMQ
- a CDS encoding AAA family ATPase, producing MGKTSVIKQLSVMGYHSVEETGRSIIQKEIKTDGNRLPWLDKKGFAMAMFRRSLKDFQNVSEKCGLTFFDRGIPDVIGYLKLCNISIPETMWQAAKENQYHPMVFITPPWKAIYVNETERKQTFEEAVATYHTMKETYSFLGYKLVELPKTTVLKRAKFILDYLLIYLLSSHSKYNEDR
- a CDS encoding plasmid mobilization protein — protein: MEGKKSNRTRIIGLRLTPNEYAKIEKKWQNSTCRKLSEYVRHSLFEKPIVTMYRNQSADDFMVEMAKLRKELNHVGNNFNQAVKKLHMLQKITEFKSWLIAYEVEKRTLFNKVDEIKNHIQKMAEIWLQ
- a CDS encoding relaxase/mobilization nuclease domain-containing protein; this translates as MVAVIKTGYSIHRILNYNENKVKQGVAECIGAGNYPVDPDKMSFTMKLNRFLKQMELNEKTKRNSVHISLNFDVSENYLSKEKLLEIADSYLNKIGFGEQPYLVYQHHDAGHPHIHLVTTNIEVDGKRIDLHHLGIRKSEPARKALEKEFGLVQAEAQKKDKNYHLKPIAVGKAMYGKSQTKMAIQNILENVLTPYKYTSLPELNAVLNQYNVKAERGTENSKVYQTGGLLYRVLDADGNAVGVPIKASLFYNKPTLKFLEQKFKENVAKRTPFKRRVKNAVDKELLSKKKFIPELIKALEKQGIHIVLRQNANGILYGITYVDHQTKCVFNGSALGKAYSAKAIQERCLPQGVSGQDLLRHPDPKQTIGLQPQTTAAAETKEVDKDYQSAIIPIGKENVLEVLTQAENTSEYLHNQLKKKRKKKKKRNLNSNQ
- a CDS encoding toprim domain-containing protein, encoding MDFRKQKLSIVEAKEMDMVQYLSLLGYEPSKIRNNDYWYVSPLRQEKIPSFKVNRKLNRWYDHGLGKGGNIIDFGIEYHGCSVGEFLKKLDSGFSFQKPLKNIPKIENAPEHQLKILKEVELSSNALIRYLEQRKIPIKIATRYCREVHYEVNGKNYYGIGFKNDSGGFEIRNPYFKASSSPKYITTVKNASDEVTVFEGFMDFLSFKCISRNEVNNTSDFVILNSLSLFEKARPFLESHKSIKLYLDNDAAGKKVAREALSNSKKYHDHSKLYQNHKDLNDWLVHIGKQQKKRLGNKL